From the genome of Haloterrigena sp. KLK7, one region includes:
- a CDS encoding formate/nitrite transporter family protein, which yields MSDHDRPDRVETNHSDQEEAPPPNRDEEAERVREAVDRSRSGAPAAGSVVRDRFSSDEVFQRIVAAADEEVTSGSRELFFSGIAAGFAITITVLLYASLYGATGGHPILSALLYPLGFIYIIIGGYQLYTENTLPPVALTLERIASVPALLRHWTIVLAGNFTGGAIGAAVLAWGGVLSADAFDAALYLGTHGPETAWLDLFFKAAFAGLIVAGVVWVEYAARETVARILIVYMAFLAIPIGNLFHVVTSFTEMAFAVFLGELSLYTGVFHFVLPVALGNTIGGILLVTVVNWFQTSEERLESARFEGIERRLSIQEWLFGSFAGRSYVPLIDTGETTAPADDDTFRVVVPIANPRTESRLVELAATLANRHESAILHVVHVVQTPDRPSAVGSDRQRARIVDESEALLEDITGSIDDYDIDSEISTIVTHRSFEEIFDTAVREHADLVVMGWGDNNLWDAARAERPISELTSQLPCDFLVVKNRGLDTSRILLPTAGGPDSDLSAEVAKTLSDTAGADVSLLHVVDGPDERRAGEEFLEEWAIDHDLHEAEILVDDSGDVEGAICRAAEDHTTILLGATERGLLSRLVTSSLHLDVVNDVDCSVMLAERPSGRSVFRRLFGR from the coding sequence ATGAGCGATCACGACCGTCCGGATCGGGTGGAGACGAACCACTCCGATCAGGAGGAGGCACCACCGCCTAATCGCGACGAGGAGGCAGAGCGGGTCCGCGAGGCCGTCGACCGCTCCCGAAGCGGAGCACCGGCGGCCGGATCGGTCGTTCGCGACCGGTTCTCCTCCGACGAAGTCTTTCAGCGGATCGTCGCGGCGGCCGACGAGGAGGTCACCTCCGGCAGCCGCGAACTGTTCTTCAGCGGGATCGCCGCCGGCTTCGCGATCACGATCACGGTCCTGCTGTACGCCTCGCTGTACGGGGCGACCGGCGGCCATCCGATCCTGAGCGCGCTGCTGTACCCGCTCGGGTTCATCTACATCATCATCGGCGGCTACCAGCTCTACACGGAGAACACGCTGCCGCCGGTCGCGCTGACGTTAGAGCGGATCGCCAGCGTCCCCGCACTGCTGCGTCACTGGACGATCGTCCTCGCCGGCAACTTCACCGGCGGCGCGATCGGCGCCGCCGTGCTCGCGTGGGGCGGCGTGCTCTCCGCCGACGCGTTCGACGCTGCGCTGTATCTCGGCACCCACGGTCCGGAGACCGCGTGGTTAGACCTGTTCTTCAAAGCGGCCTTCGCCGGCCTGATCGTCGCCGGCGTCGTCTGGGTGGAGTACGCCGCCCGCGAGACGGTCGCCAGAATTCTGATCGTCTACATGGCCTTCCTCGCGATCCCCATCGGGAACCTCTTCCACGTCGTCACCTCCTTCACGGAGATGGCCTTCGCCGTCTTCCTCGGCGAACTCTCCCTCTATACCGGTGTGTTCCATTTCGTCCTCCCGGTGGCGCTGGGCAACACCATCGGCGGCATCCTGCTGGTCACCGTCGTCAACTGGTTCCAGACCAGCGAGGAGCGCCTCGAGTCCGCCCGCTTCGAGGGGATCGAACGGCGCCTCTCGATCCAGGAGTGGCTGTTCGGAAGCTTCGCCGGGCGATCGTACGTCCCCCTGATCGATACCGGCGAGACGACCGCACCCGCCGACGACGACACGTTCCGGGTGGTCGTTCCGATCGCGAACCCGCGGACCGAGTCGCGGCTCGTCGAACTCGCCGCGACGCTGGCGAACAGACACGAGTCGGCGATCCTCCACGTCGTCCACGTCGTCCAGACCCCCGACCGACCGTCGGCGGTCGGCAGCGACAGACAGCGCGCCCGGATCGTCGACGAATCCGAGGCGCTGCTCGAGGACATCACCGGTTCCATCGACGACTACGACATCGACAGCGAGATCTCGACGATCGTCACGCACCGCTCGTTCGAGGAGATCTTCGACACCGCCGTCCGCGAACACGCCGACCTCGTGGTGATGGGCTGGGGCGACAACAACCTGTGGGACGCCGCGCGCGCCGAGCGCCCCATCAGCGAGTTGACCAGCCAACTCCCGTGTGACTTCCTCGTCGTCAAGAACCGCGGGCTGGACACCTCGCGGATCCTGCTGCCGACGGCCGGCGGTCCGGACTCGGACCTGAGCGCCGAGGTCGCGAAGACGCTCAGCGACACCGCCGGCGCCGACGTCTCGCTGCTGCACGTCGTCGACGGCCCCGACGAGCGCCGGGCCGGTGAGGAGTTCTTAGAGGAGTGGGCCATCGACCACGACCTCCACGAGGCCGAGATTCTCGTCGACGACTCCGGCGACGTCGAGGGCGCGATCTGTCGCGCGGCCGAAGACCACACGACGATCCTGCTCGGCGCGACCGAGCGCGGCCTGCTCTCGCGGCTCGTGACCAGTTCGCTCCACCTGGACGTCGTCAACGACGTCGACTGCTCGGTGATGCTCGCGGAGCGTCCGAGCGGACGGAGCGTCTTCAGACGACTGTTCGGTCGATAA
- a CDS encoding phytoene desaturase family protein: protein MQSLAGESVVVVGAGIGGLATACYLADAGADVRVVEKNEQVGGRASRLEVDGFRFDMGPSWYLMPDVFERFFADFDRTPSDYYELTHLDPHYRIYFKDGDRVDVTPDLERTKAVFDEYEAGTGEALERYLEKSKENYEVGMEHFVYEDRTRLRDYIDPDVARQARGLSLLGSMQGHVEEYFDHPKLQQIMQYTLVFLGGSPTNTPALYNLMSHVDFNLGVWYPDGGIAAVVDGIARLGRELGVEYDTDRPVTAIKGREGAFLVETPDGPIRSDLVVSNADYAHTEQELLQPEQRGYDADYWEKRTYAPSAFLLYLGVEGDVDELAHHTLVLPTDWQDHFDQIFEDPQWPDDPAYYLCVPSKTDEDVAPDGHSALFVLVPIAPGLEDTPEIRDEYRERILADIADNTGTDLRDRIVLEERFCIEDFADRYNSYDGTALGLAHTLRQTALFRPPHRAKGVDGLYLVGGDTTPGIGVPMCLISGELTAEKVLEDYGRPERR, encoded by the coding sequence ATGCAATCGCTGGCCGGTGAGTCGGTCGTCGTGGTCGGGGCCGGGATCGGCGGCCTCGCGACGGCCTGTTACCTCGCCGACGCGGGCGCCGACGTGCGAGTCGTCGAGAAGAACGAGCAGGTCGGCGGTCGAGCGAGTCGCCTCGAGGTCGACGGCTTCCGGTTCGACATGGGGCCGTCGTGGTACCTGATGCCCGACGTCTTCGAGCGGTTCTTCGCCGACTTCGATCGGACGCCGTCGGACTACTACGAGCTGACGCATCTCGACCCACATTATCGTATTTACTTTAAAGACGGAGATCGGGTCGACGTCACGCCGGACCTCGAGCGAACGAAGGCCGTCTTCGACGAGTACGAGGCGGGTACGGGGGAAGCCCTAGAGCGCTACCTCGAGAAGTCGAAGGAGAACTACGAGGTCGGGATGGAACACTTCGTCTACGAGGATCGCACTCGCCTGCGCGACTACATCGATCCCGACGTGGCCCGACAGGCGCGCGGGCTGTCCCTGCTGGGGTCGATGCAGGGCCACGTCGAGGAGTACTTCGACCACCCGAAGCTCCAGCAGATCATGCAGTACACGCTGGTGTTCCTCGGCGGCTCGCCGACGAACACGCCGGCGCTCTATAATCTGATGAGCCACGTCGATTTCAACCTCGGCGTCTGGTATCCCGACGGCGGGATCGCCGCCGTCGTCGACGGCATCGCGCGACTCGGTCGGGAACTGGGCGTCGAGTACGACACCGATCGGCCGGTGACGGCGATCAAGGGCCGCGAGGGCGCGTTCCTCGTCGAGACGCCGGACGGTCCGATTCGATCGGATCTGGTCGTCAGCAACGCCGACTACGCCCACACCGAACAGGAGCTCTTACAGCCCGAACAGCGCGGCTACGACGCCGACTACTGGGAGAAGCGCACCTACGCTCCCTCCGCGTTCCTGCTGTACCTCGGCGTCGAGGGCGACGTCGACGAACTCGCCCACCACACGCTGGTCCTTCCGACGGACTGGCAGGACCACTTCGATCAGATCTTCGAGGATCCCCAGTGGCCAGACGACCCGGCGTACTACCTCTGTGTCCCCTCGAAGACGGACGAGGACGTCGCTCCCGACGGCCACAGCGCGCTGTTCGTCCTCGTCCCCATCGCGCCCGGCCTCGAGGACACCCCCGAAATCCGCGACGAGTACCGCGAGAGGATCCTCGCGGACATCGCCGACAACACCGGGACCGATCTGCGCGATCGGATCGTCCTCGAGGAGCGGTTCTGCATCGAGGACTTCGCCGACCGGTACAACAGCTACGATGGGACCGCGCTCGGCCTGGCTCACACGCTCCGGCAAACGGCGCTGTTCCGCCCGCCCCACCGCGCCAAGGGGGTCGACGGGCTCTACCTCGTCGGCGGCGACACGACGCCCGGGATCGGCGTCCCCATGTGTCTCATCAGCGGCGAACTGACCGCCGAAAAGGTCCTCGAGGACTACGGGCGGCCGGAGCGCCGGTGA
- a CDS encoding prenyltransferase — MTANSAAASDGRRRDQFRYLLTLSRPRFWLYLAGPVLVGVAYAADSVGELLTPSAVVLFAYFLLPANVFLYGINDIYDREIDAANPKKSEQEARYRGQRIVPVVVTVCALLPLAILPLVPSAAWPWLAVFLVLGAAYSAPPVRFKTTPLLDSVSNGLYIAPGAAAYAAVAGSQPPVLAVLGGWLWAMGMHTFSAIPDIDPDRETGIRTTATVLGERRTYAYCGACWLAAAAAFAALDLRLGALMLVYPGLVAAIVTSSVAVDRAYWWFPAINTVVGAALTMGGLWRLLYG; from the coding sequence ATGACCGCGAACTCGGCGGCCGCGAGCGACGGACGCCGCCGCGATCAGTTCCGGTATCTGTTGACCCTCTCGCGGCCCCGGTTCTGGCTCTACCTCGCCGGGCCGGTGCTGGTTGGCGTCGCCTACGCCGCCGACAGCGTCGGCGAGCTACTCACACCCAGCGCAGTCGTCCTGTTCGCCTACTTCCTCCTCCCGGCGAACGTCTTCCTCTACGGGATCAACGACATCTACGACCGCGAGATCGACGCGGCGAATCCCAAGAAATCGGAGCAGGAGGCTCGGTACCGCGGCCAGCGGATCGTTCCCGTCGTCGTGACCGTCTGCGCTCTCTTGCCGCTGGCGATCCTCCCGCTCGTCCCGTCCGCGGCGTGGCCGTGGCTCGCGGTCTTCCTCGTCCTCGGGGCGGCCTACAGCGCGCCGCCGGTCCGGTTCAAGACGACGCCGCTGCTGGACTCGGTCTCGAACGGGCTCTACATCGCTCCGGGTGCGGCCGCCTACGCCGCCGTCGCGGGGAGTCAGCCGCCCGTTCTCGCCGTCCTCGGCGGTTGGCTGTGGGCGATGGGGATGCACACCTTCTCCGCGATTCCCGACATCGACCCCGACCGGGAGACCGGCATTCGGACGACCGCGACGGTGCTCGGCGAGCGCCGGACCTACGCCTACTGCGGCGCCTGTTGGCTCGCGGCCGCGGCCGCGTTCGCCGCGCTCGACCTCCGGTTGGGGGCGCTCATGCTCGTCTACCCCGGCCTCGTCGCGGCGATCGTCACCTCGAGCGTCGCGGTCGATCGCGCGTACTGGTGGTTCCCGGCGATCAACACGGTCGTCGGCGCGGCGCTGACGATGGGCGGGCTCTGGAGGCTGCTCTATGGGTGA
- the cruF gene encoding bisanhydrobacterioruberin hydratase yields MGDSDAPSGTETEAEADADAAAAETGTDATAVETADRRAAIQRRLESLIRENRFTIAVVFPVVGAVTLVASAEGLFPDPLAFNPLLILFGTLVMRSPLVVGLLPRVDRRALGCLGLLTVYTYAIELVGVRTDWPYGAFEYGIRLGPMLFDEIPLALPVFFVPLVLNAYLLTLLVLDGRGANPLVRLPTAVAAVIAVDLVLDPAAVAIGFWAYVPPGGYYGVPASNYVGWLLSGTVAVVLVDLAFDRAALLERVRTCEFLLDDLVSFVLLWGAINVLYGNWLAAGVAGLFCLGLFRTDRYDRELLLTALPAGVGEDRNS; encoded by the coding sequence ATGGGTGATTCGGACGCTCCGTCGGGCACGGAGACCGAGGCCGAGGCCGATGCCGATGCCGCTGCCGCCGAAACCGGCACCGATGCCACCGCCGTCGAGACCGCTGACCGCCGAGCAGCGATTCAGCGGCGACTCGAGTCGCTGATCCGCGAGAATCGATTCACGATCGCGGTCGTCTTCCCGGTCGTCGGCGCGGTGACGCTGGTCGCGAGCGCCGAGGGGCTGTTCCCGGACCCGCTCGCGTTCAACCCGCTGTTGATCCTGTTCGGGACGCTGGTGATGCGCTCGCCGCTGGTCGTCGGCCTGCTCCCGCGGGTCGACCGGCGAGCGCTGGGCTGTCTGGGACTCCTGACGGTCTACACGTACGCGATCGAACTGGTCGGCGTGCGAACCGACTGGCCGTACGGGGCCTTCGAGTACGGGATCCGACTCGGGCCGATGCTGTTCGACGAGATCCCGCTCGCGCTCCCGGTGTTTTTCGTCCCGCTGGTTCTGAACGCCTATCTGCTGACGCTGCTGGTCCTCGACGGCCGGGGCGCGAACCCGCTCGTCAGGCTCCCGACCGCGGTCGCCGCCGTGATCGCCGTCGACCTCGTCCTCGACCCGGCCGCCGTCGCCATCGGTTTCTGGGCGTACGTCCCGCCGGGCGGCTACTACGGCGTCCCCGCCTCGAACTACGTCGGATGGCTCCTCTCGGGGACCGTCGCCGTCGTCCTCGTCGATCTCGCGTTCGACCGCGCGGCGCTGCTCGAGCGCGTCCGCACCTGTGAGTTCCTCCTCGACGATCTGGTGAGTTTCGTCTTGCTCTGGGGGGCGATCAACGTCCTCTACGGGAACTGGCTGGCCGCCGGCGTCGCCGGCCTGTTCTGTCTCGGCCTGTTCCGGACCGACCGCTACGACCGCGAGCTGCTCCTGACGGCGCTCCCCGCGGGTGTCGGGGAGGATCGCAACTCGTGA
- a CDS encoding phytoene/squalene synthase family protein, protein MQQAHIDAGKAIQQRTGKTFYLATKFLPERVRHATHVLYGFFRIADEIVDDADGVPPDQQRAELESLRAQALGKADPDGPVLEAFDELRREYGIADDEIESFVDAMQSDIDTDRYETYDDLETYMRGSAAAVGVMMTAIMDPDEREAALPHAVKLGEAFQMTNFLRDVREDVVERDRIYLPQERLRKHGVSDAQIERLEYSESFAAAMAAELKRTEELYREGVAGIRYLPADCQLPVLLAAVLYAEHHTLIRAQDYDVLGREPSLSTARKLWCLVKTRWHWHRNRDPEAVFRRVSAVPVRDRDRRESGHGGRVPTQ, encoded by the coding sequence AAGTTCCTCCCGGAACGGGTTCGCCACGCGACCCACGTCCTCTACGGGTTCTTCCGGATCGCCGACGAGATCGTCGACGACGCCGACGGCGTTCCGCCCGACCAGCAGCGCGCCGAGCTCGAGTCGCTCCGAGCCCAGGCCCTCGGGAAAGCCGATCCCGACGGACCCGTTCTCGAGGCGTTCGACGAACTCCGGCGGGAGTACGGCATCGCGGACGACGAGATCGAGTCGTTCGTCGACGCGATGCAGTCGGACATCGATACCGACCGCTACGAGACCTACGACGACCTCGAGACGTACATGCGCGGTTCGGCGGCCGCCGTCGGCGTGATGATGACGGCGATCATGGATCCCGACGAGCGCGAGGCCGCGCTCCCTCACGCCGTCAAACTCGGCGAGGCGTTCCAGATGACGAACTTCCTGCGGGACGTCCGCGAGGACGTCGTCGAGCGCGATCGGATCTACCTGCCACAGGAGAGGCTCCGCAAACACGGCGTTTCGGACGCCCAGATCGAACGCCTCGAGTACTCCGAGTCGTTCGCAGCGGCGATGGCGGCGGAGCTCAAACGGACCGAGGAACTCTACCGCGAGGGCGTCGCTGGTATCCGCTATCTCCCCGCAGACTGCCAACTCCCCGTCCTGCTCGCGGCCGTCCTCTACGCGGAACACCACACCCTCATTCGGGCGCAGGACTACGACGTGCTCGGTCGAGAGCCGTCGCTCTCGACGGCGCGAAAGCTGTGGTGTCTCGTGAAGACTCGCTGGCACTGGCATCGGAACCGCGATCCGGAGGCCGTCTTCCGCCGCGTCTCCGCCGTCCCCGTCCGCGATCGCGATCGACGCGAGTCCGGACACGGCGGTCGCGTCCCGACGCAGTGA